Below is a window of Deltaproteobacteria bacterium DNA.
TCCCGCACGTTCCCCGGCCAATCGTACGCGCGAAGCGCGGAAATGTCGTCCGCCGACAGGGGGCCGATCTCCTTCCCGCATTTGCGGGCGAACCGCCGAAGGAAGAAGTCCGCGAGGACCGGGAGGTCTTCGGATCGTTCCCGCAGCGGCGGAACCCGGATCGGGAAGACCGAGAGACGGAAGAAGAGGTCCTTGCGGAAGCGACCCGCGGCGATTTCCTCCTCGAGGGACTTGTTCGTGGCGGCGATGATCCGCACATCGACGTCGATCTGCCGGGAGCCCCCGACGCGCAGGAACCTCTTCTCCTGGATCGCCGTGAGCAGCTTCGGCTGCAGCGAGAGCGGCATCTCGCCGATCTCGTCGAGGAAGAGCGTCCCCCCGTGGGCGAGCTGGAACATCCCCTTCCGGTCGGTGACGGCGCCCGTGAATGCCCCGCGGGCGTGGCCGAACAGCTCCGACTCGAAGAGCGTCTCGGGGATGGCGGCGCAGTTGACCTCGATCAGCGGCCCGTCGCGCCGGGGGCCGTTGTAGTGGATCGCCCGGCCGATCAGCTGCTTTCCCGTCCCCGTCTCGCCGGTCAGGAGGATCGTGGTGTCCAGCGGCAGCACACCCGTCATCTCGCGCTGGAGCCGCCGCATCGCCGGGCTCTCGAAGACGAGCGTCTTGCGCAGGTCGAACGTCTCCTGGTTGCGCGCCGTCCTGAACCGGTCGGCGGCCCGCAGGTCCTGGATCTCGAGGATCCGATGGACGTGGAGGAGGATCTCGTCCGGCTCGAAGGGCTTCAGCAGGTAATCCTGCGCCCCGGCCTTCATCGCGTCGACGGCGGTCCGGATGCTGCCGTAGGCGGTCATCAGGATCACGGGGAGATCGCCGAACTCCTCCCGCAGCGCGCGGGTGAAGGCGATCCCGTCCATCCCGGGCATCCGGACGTCGCTGATGACGAGGTCGAACTCGCCGTTTTTCAGCTTCTCCCGCGCCTCGGCGGCAGTGAACGCCGTGTCCACGAGAAATCCGGCGGCGACGATCGTGCGCGAGAGAGGGCGGAGGAAGATCTCCTCGTCGTCCACCAGGAGGATTTTCCGCTTCATTGCGCCCCCGCCGTGCCGGCGAACGGATACCGCGGCAGGTCCACCGAGA
It encodes the following:
- a CDS encoding sigma-54 dependent transcriptional regulator, with the protein product MKRKILLVDDEEIFLRPLSRTIVAAGFLVDTAFTAAEAREKLKNGEFDLVISDVRMPGMDGIAFTRALREEFGDLPVILMTAYGSIRTAVDAMKAGAQDYLLKPFEPDEILLHVHRILEIQDLRAADRFRTARNQETFDLRKTLVFESPAMRRLQREMTGVLPLDTTILLTGETGTGKQLIGRAIHYNGPRRDGPLIEVNCAAIPETLFESELFGHARGAFTGAVTDRKGMFQLAHGGTLFLDEIGEMPLSLQPKLLTAIQEKRFLRVGGSRQIDVDVRIIAATNKSLEEEIAAGRFRKDLFFRLSVFPIRVPPLRERSEDLPVLADFFLRRFARKCGKEIGPLSADDISALRAYDWPGNVRELENFIERAVIRAAGDRAEIAATLAGSTLEPADEKDEAPFHPDLPFRDAKERVVSVFEKRYIEDALRRAEGKLTEAARLAGMDNKNFSEKMKRYGVTLDAFKTYPPA